The proteins below come from a single Scatophagus argus isolate fScaArg1 chromosome 15, fScaArg1.pri, whole genome shotgun sequence genomic window:
- the si:ch211-163l21.10 gene encoding basal body-orientation factor 1 translates to MPKKKVTKVKRAKAGKGKKEGKQESKADKESDMEKAKANAALWELRLQVTDQSLVQYREACRKLARANEDLTNQLYRQEKDTLDITDFLKKQHVAKEEKISMLQKSLKSQEALAREEQNKLVENYTLQISEMQELFRKKSSDFNMIQDGMKKIKEFQKRKVEMEQELSDIRKNMEASEKEHRESLNKMENKFFKEKARLEVEAEWRIAQVVEAAHNEAIVQLDDTSRSVFKENVRLNEALKYHIKEAENLQKLTHSLVKENASLALDKNIFELMVKESAAQMEAQKEELSKLRTKVVSLQQAREQKALEHEREMEKEKKTLVSVQASQVELDKLQKVLAMRERELGHIKQLASTIVEQRTELEQFFHEALAQVKQEIMASRLKYKKEALQAYRWRMREATEGKLKFPPIRTFHKSSHSTNSVHSDMEAAALWSHQPGSKVEMSDLTWEQKERVLRLLFAKMNGQRERKASQRLALSATSEKKSPIDSDAAGIREELSQATFITQAPEPVMPSNPNSLPDVRTI, encoded by the exons ATGCCGAAGAAGAAAGTCACCAAAGTAAAGAGGGCGAAAGCCGG GAAAGGGAAGAAAGAAGGCAAACAGGAGTCTAAAGCGGATAAAGAGTCGGACATGGAGAAGGCCAAGGCCAACGCTGCCCTATGGGAGCTGAGGTTACAGGTCACCGACCAGTCGCTCGTGCAGTACCGCGAGGCCTGCCGCAAGTTGGCACGCGCAAACGAGGACCTCACCAACCAACTTTACCGCCAAGAGAAGGACACACTCGACATAACTGACTTCCTAAAGAAACAACACGTAGCTAAAGAGGAGAAG ATCAGTATGCTGCAGAAAAGCCTCAAAAGTCAAGAAGCACTCGCACgtgaagagcaaaacaaactg GTTGAAAATTACACACTTCAAATCAGTGAGATGCAGGAGCTGTTCAGAAAGAAGTCCAGTGACTTTAACATGATCCAGGATGGAATGAAGAAGATTAAGGAGTTTCAGAAGAGAAAAGTGGAGATGGAGCAGGAGCTCAGTGAT atcagAAAAAACATGGAGGCTTCTGAAAAGGAGCACAGGGAAAGCCTAAACAAAATGGAGAATAAGTTCTTCAAAGAAAAG GCTCGCCTGGAGGTGGAAGCTGAGTGGAGGATAGCTCAGGTAGTGGAGGCGGCCCACAATGAAGCCATTGT ACAGTTGGACGACACGTCACGCTCCGTGTTCAAGGAGAACGTCCGTCTCAACGAAGCGCTGAAATATCACATAAAGGAGGCGGAGAACCTGCAGAAATTGACACATTCGCTGGTTAAGGAAAATGCATCCCTGGCACTGGACAAG AACATATTTGAGTTGATGGTAAAGGAGAGCGCAGCTCAGATGGAGGCCCAAAAAGAGGAGCTCTCTAAACTGAGGACCAAGGTGGTTTCCCTGCAGCAGGCCCGGGAGCAAAAAGCTTTAGAACATGAGcgagagatggagaaagagaagaagactcTGGTCAGTGTCCAGGCCAGCCAGGTGGAGCTGGACAAGCTGCAGAAGGTGCTTGCCATGCGGGAAAGGGAACTGGGGCACATAAAGCAGCTAGCCAGCACTATTGTAGAGCAGCGTACAGAGCTGGAGCAGTTCTTCCATGAAGCACTGGCTCAGGTGAAGCAGGAGATCATGGCCAGCAGGTTGAAATACAAAAAGGAAGCACTACAAGCTTATCGCTGGAGGATGAGAGAAGCCACAGAAGGAAAGCTAAAGTTCCCACCCATCCGCACCTTTCATAAAAGCTCCCACAGTACCAACTCTGTCCATTCAGACATGGAGGCAGCAGCACTGTG GTCTCATCAACCCGGCAGCAAAGTTGAAATGTCAGATCTCACTTGGGAGCAGAAGGAACGAGTGCTCAGGCTTCTCTTTGCTAAAATGAATGGCCAGAGGGAAAG GAAAGCTAGCCAACGTCTAGCCCTGTCTGCCACCTCCGAGAAGAAGAGCCCTATTGACAGCGATGCTGCCGG AATTAGAGAGGAGCTCTCCCAGGCGACCTTCATCACCCAGGCGCCTGAGCCCGTTATGCCCTCGAACCCAAACAGCCTGCCGGATGTACGCACCATATGA